From a region of the Panthera uncia isolate 11264 chromosome B1, Puncia_PCG_1.0, whole genome shotgun sequence genome:
- the RHOH gene encoding rho-related GTP-binding protein RhoH: MLSSIKCVLVGDSAVGKTSLLVRFTSETFPEAYKPTVYENTGVDVFMDGIQISLGLWDTAGNDAFRSIRPLSYQQADVVLMCYSVANHTSFLNLKNKWIGEIRSNLPCTPVLVVATQTDQREMGPHRASCVSAIEGKKLAQEVRAKGYLECSALSNRGVQQVFECAVRTAVNQARRRNRRRFFSINECKIF; this comes from the coding sequence ATGCTGAGTTCCATCAAGTGTGTGTTGGTGGGAGATTCTGCTGTGGGGAAAACTTCTCTGCTGGTGCGCTTCACTTCAGAGACCTTCCCGGAGGCCTACAAGCCCACGGTGTATGAGAACACAGGTGTGGACGTCTTCATGGATGGCATCCAGATAAGCCTGGGCCTTTGGGACACAGCGGGCAACGATGCCTTCAGAAGCATCCGTCCCCTGTCCTACCAGCAGGCAGACGTGGTGCTGATGTGCTATTCTGTAGCCAACCATACCTCTTTCCTGAACCTGAAGAACAAGTGGATTGGTGAAATCAGGAGCAACTTGCCCTGCACACCTGTGCTGGTGGTGGCTACTCAGACTGACCAGCGAGAGATGGGGCCCCACAGGGCCTCCTGCGTCAGTGccatagaaggaaagaaactggCCCAGGAAGTGAGAGCAAAGGGCTATCTAGAGTGCTCAGCCCTTAGCAACCGAGGGGTTCAGCAGGTATTTGAGTGTGCCGTCCGAACTGCTGTCAACCAAGCCAGGAGACGCAACAGAAGGAGGTTCTTCTCCATTAATGAGTGCAAGATTTTCTAA